A region from the Candidatus Binatia bacterium genome encodes:
- a CDS encoding sulfotransferase — translation MQERLVFLLGAPRSGTTLLARILSAHPAVYGRAEPHLITPLAHLGYYASVQKAPYDPFNVQQAVHEFVEDLPQGEDDYLEALRAYADSMYGRMLDSAGEKKRYFLDKTPAYALVLPFLTKLYPNAKYVILTRHPLAILTSYVNSFFDGEWEVALSHNPILERYVPALAKMVREKPVALAHVRYEEFVADPEKGFRGICEYLDIPFDSSAIDYQESGESFEGLGDPTGVHQHDRPVTSSIGSWAGEIAANPETLALVRNLVDALDPADLETLGYPREEIMMQLDEAEGAGGTPRKRKAPLRYSMQRKVLVRLRKDIHENALGRVLKRLRFALDVILRE, via the coding sequence ATGCAGGAACGGCTCGTCTTCCTTTTGGGTGCGCCGCGCTCGGGTACGACCCTTCTAGCGCGCATCCTCTCCGCGCATCCGGCCGTTTACGGCCGGGCGGAGCCGCACCTGATCACTCCTCTCGCGCACCTGGGCTACTACGCCAGCGTCCAAAAGGCGCCGTACGACCCCTTCAACGTGCAGCAGGCGGTCCACGAATTCGTGGAGGACCTCCCGCAGGGCGAGGACGACTACCTCGAGGCGCTTCGAGCCTATGCGGACTCTATGTACGGCCGCATGCTCGATTCGGCCGGCGAGAAGAAGCGGTACTTCCTCGACAAGACGCCGGCCTACGCGCTGGTGCTTCCGTTCCTGACGAAGCTCTATCCCAACGCGAAGTACGTCATCCTCACCCGGCACCCGCTCGCGATTCTCACGTCGTACGTGAATTCCTTCTTCGATGGCGAGTGGGAGGTGGCGCTCAGCCATAATCCGATCCTTGAGCGGTACGTTCCGGCTCTGGCGAAGATGGTGCGTGAGAAGCCGGTTGCCTTGGCGCACGTCCGATACGAGGAATTCGTGGCCGATCCGGAGAAGGGCTTTCGCGGTATCTGTGAGTACCTCGACATTCCGTTCGATTCCTCGGCGATCGACTACCAGGAGTCCGGCGAGAGCTTCGAGGGGCTCGGGGATCCCACCGGCGTGCACCAGCACGACCGTCCGGTCACGTCTTCGATCGGCAGCTGGGCGGGCGAGATCGCCGCGAATCCCGAGACCCTGGCGTTGGTGCGAAATCTGGTCGACGCCCTCGACCCGGCAGATCTGGAGACGCTCGGGTATCCGCGCGAAGAGATCATGATGCAGCTCGACGAGGCCGAAGGTGCGGGCGGCACGCCGCGTAAGCGCAAGGCGCCCCTGCGTTACTCCATGCAGCGCAAGGTTCTCGTACGGCTTCGGAAGGACATCCACGAGAACGCCCTCGGCCGGGTCCTGAAGCGCCTCCGGTTCGCCCTGGACGTCATCCTCCGCGAGTAG
- a CDS encoding sulfatase, with amino-acid sequence MQHSHLMWRGWRGVGTGWAAASLCVGLVDVLVCLWANREIGPERALAPALAAPMLLAAGALAGPAFLIGLLRGLRGRSDSVANGASATTALLLALVTGVLAWRLGGVVLDAWVDGGHRARASVGAWALMAFILPSALWVAGVLRPALGRLAPLSWRRLARVSWALQALAVAASVVLVEYEGPGLLRDLLGPVALARAPADPHGAAPNRPPNLVLLTIDTLRADRLSAEIMPRTTNLARGGVRFTQAFAAAPWTLPSLASVHTGRSARGHGAGRSVGVDPLARSALGPDVPVLAEALREQGFTTRAVVTNPYLSIEYGLGRGFDTYENVSLETEAWLLLEPTIAGWFWARALPRFWIVDRGPTVTSRAVRFLRSVDASQPFFLWLHYLDPHAPYDGETRSFRGELLAPSKTNGRLPSMARLRAGEIRPDAVGRQRLEAAYDRAVGDADCEVGEVVDALGERGLSEQTLVVVTSDHGEEFWEHGGVEHGHTLYDEVLRVPLVLRGPGVHAGRVVERIVGLDRLAPTLLALLRVEVPAGMGTGFADVVSDGTAAAWASWPVRSENLLFAQERAALRTGGHTYVRWPSGKEEVYDRRSDPGELRDRAADAGLRRSLAARFDRAEPGAPRALKPISRAAGVRAALRALGYVQ; translated from the coding sequence GTGCAACACAGCCATCTCATGTGGCGCGGATGGCGAGGAGTCGGGACGGGTTGGGCGGCCGCGAGTCTGTGTGTGGGCTTGGTCGATGTGCTCGTCTGCCTGTGGGCGAATCGAGAGATCGGTCCGGAGCGGGCCTTGGCCCCGGCTCTGGCAGCACCGATGCTGCTGGCGGCGGGCGCGCTCGCCGGGCCGGCGTTTCTCATCGGCCTGCTGCGAGGACTTCGAGGGCGGTCCGATTCGGTCGCGAATGGCGCGAGCGCGACGACGGCTCTGCTGCTCGCTCTCGTGACGGGAGTCCTAGCGTGGCGCCTCGGCGGCGTCGTCCTGGATGCGTGGGTCGACGGGGGGCACCGTGCCCGCGCCTCGGTCGGAGCTTGGGCACTGATGGCCTTCATCCTCCCGAGTGCTCTTTGGGTAGCCGGAGTCCTGCGGCCGGCGCTGGGCCGGCTCGCGCCCCTGAGCTGGCGGCGCCTGGCGAGGGTCTCCTGGGCCCTCCAGGCTCTCGCGGTGGCGGCGTCGGTCGTGCTCGTGGAGTACGAGGGCCCGGGGCTTCTTCGGGACCTCCTCGGTCCTGTGGCCCTCGCGCGGGCGCCGGCTGATCCCCACGGAGCGGCGCCGAATCGCCCCCCGAACCTGGTTCTTCTCACAATCGACACGCTGCGGGCGGATCGCCTGAGCGCGGAGATCATGCCGCGGACCACGAACCTCGCGCGAGGCGGCGTCCGGTTCACGCAGGCGTTCGCGGCTGCCCCCTGGACCCTGCCCTCGCTCGCGTCGGTCCACACCGGCCGAAGTGCGCGGGGCCATGGCGCCGGGAGATCCGTGGGCGTCGACCCACTCGCGCGAAGTGCACTTGGTCCGGACGTCCCGGTGCTCGCCGAGGCGCTGCGCGAACAGGGGTTCACTACGCGCGCCGTCGTCACCAATCCGTACCTGTCGATCGAGTACGGGCTCGGCCGGGGCTTCGACACGTACGAGAATGTGTCGTTGGAGACCGAAGCGTGGCTTCTTCTCGAGCCGACGATCGCCGGATGGTTCTGGGCGCGGGCGCTGCCGCGTTTCTGGATCGTCGACCGAGGCCCGACGGTCACGTCGCGCGCCGTGCGGTTCTTGCGGTCGGTCGACGCGTCGCAGCCGTTCTTTCTGTGGCTTCACTATCTCGATCCGCACGCGCCGTACGACGGGGAGACGCGGAGCTTTCGGGGCGAGCTGTTGGCACCGTCGAAAACGAATGGAAGGTTGCCGTCGATGGCGCGCCTGCGCGCCGGCGAGATTCGTCCCGATGCCGTCGGACGGCAACGACTCGAAGCCGCGTACGATCGCGCGGTTGGCGACGCCGACTGCGAAGTGGGTGAGGTCGTGGACGCGCTGGGTGAGCGAGGGCTCTCGGAGCAGACGCTCGTCGTCGTCACGTCGGATCACGGCGAGGAGTTCTGGGAACACGGCGGCGTCGAACACGGCCACACGCTTTACGACGAGGTGCTTCGTGTGCCTCTCGTTCTGCGCGGACCCGGGGTGCACGCAGGACGCGTGGTCGAGCGGATCGTTGGCCTGGACCGGCTCGCACCAACCCTTCTCGCTCTGCTTCGCGTCGAGGTGCCGGCGGGGATGGGCACGGGTTTCGCTGACGTGGTGTCGGACGGGACCGCTGCCGCGTGGGCGTCGTGGCCCGTACGGAGTGAGAACCTTCTCTTCGCGCAGGAGAGAGCCGCCCTCCGCACCGGTGGCCACACTTACGTTCGCTGGCCGAGTGGCAAGGAGGAGGTCTACGACCGGCGATCGGATCCGGGCGAGCTGCGTGACCGGGCGGCGGACGCCGGACTTCGGCGGTCCCTGGCGGCGAGGTTCGACCGGGCCGAGCCGGGCGCGCCCAGGGCTCTGAAGCCGATTTCGAGGGCCGCCGGGGTTCGCGCTGCCCTACGGGCCCTGGGCTACGTCCAATGA
- a CDS encoding NAD(P)/FAD-dependent oxidoreductase has product MQKRTAIIIGAGPAGLTAAYELLEQTDVQPLVFELTDDVGGIARTVNYKGNRIDIGGHRFFSRSDRVMDWWQKILPLQAADSTKDSLRITYQNKSRDVDVGEGADPEATDEVMLVRERVSRIFFNRRFFDYPVSLTPSTVRNLGLIETFRVGLSYLWKKVTPDREERSLEDFFINRFGDRLYRTFFKDYTEKVWGVPCDQIKPEFGAQRVKGLSVTTVVLHALKRLLVRDQSIGQKGSETSLIERFLYPKHGPGQMWQEVARIVKERGAEIAFEKKAVRLYGDGNRIRAVDFRDEKTGEVETVEGDFVFSTMPVRDLVENLEADVPSEARRVASGLIYRDFLTVGLLLSQLKVKGDARPGMPEGLVPDNWIYIQERDVKVGRLQIFNNWSPYMVATPGKIWVGLEYFCNEGDELWSMSDEELARFGAAELEKIDIVNVGDVEDSVIIRMPKTYPAYFGTYEEFDTAREYLDSIENLFLVGRNGMHRYNNQDHSMLTAMVAVENIRDGVLTKDNIWEVNTEEEYHEEK; this is encoded by the coding sequence ATGCAGAAACGTACCGCCATCATCATCGGCGCCGGCCCGGCGGGCCTCACGGCCGCCTACGAGCTTCTCGAGCAGACCGATGTTCAGCCCCTGGTGTTCGAACTCACAGACGATGTGGGCGGGATTGCGCGCACGGTCAACTACAAGGGCAATCGGATCGACATCGGCGGGCATCGCTTCTTCTCGCGCTCGGATCGCGTCATGGATTGGTGGCAGAAGATTCTACCGCTTCAGGCCGCGGACAGCACGAAGGACAGCCTGCGGATCACGTATCAGAACAAGTCGCGTGATGTGGACGTGGGAGAGGGAGCCGACCCCGAAGCGACCGATGAAGTGATGCTCGTTCGGGAACGGGTGTCGCGCATTTTCTTCAACCGCCGCTTTTTTGACTATCCGGTGAGCCTCACCCCGAGCACCGTACGGAACCTCGGCCTCATCGAGACCTTTCGCGTCGGACTCTCGTACCTTTGGAAGAAGGTGACCCCGGACCGCGAAGAGCGCTCTCTCGAGGACTTCTTCATCAATCGTTTCGGTGATCGCCTCTACCGGACGTTTTTCAAGGACTACACGGAGAAGGTCTGGGGCGTTCCGTGTGATCAGATCAAACCGGAGTTTGGCGCGCAGCGCGTGAAGGGCCTCTCGGTCACGACGGTGGTGCTCCACGCGCTCAAGCGTCTGCTCGTTCGGGATCAGTCGATTGGCCAGAAGGGCTCCGAGACGAGCCTGATCGAGCGGTTCCTCTACCCGAAGCACGGCCCCGGCCAAATGTGGCAAGAAGTCGCCCGGATCGTGAAGGAGCGCGGCGCCGAGATCGCCTTCGAGAAGAAGGCTGTTCGTCTCTACGGCGATGGCAACCGCATCCGTGCGGTCGATTTTCGCGACGAGAAGACCGGCGAGGTCGAGACCGTCGAGGGTGATTTCGTGTTCTCGACGATGCCCGTCCGCGATCTCGTGGAGAACCTCGAAGCGGACGTTCCGTCCGAGGCCCGTCGTGTCGCGTCGGGACTCATCTATCGCGACTTCTTGACGGTCGGTCTGCTCCTGTCGCAACTCAAGGTGAAGGGTGACGCGCGGCCCGGCATGCCCGAGGGGCTCGTGCCCGACAACTGGATCTACATCCAGGAGCGCGACGTGAAGGTCGGCCGCCTTCAGATCTTCAACAACTGGAGCCCATACATGGTCGCGACTCCGGGAAAGATCTGGGTCGGTCTCGAGTATTTCTGCAACGAGGGCGACGAGCTTTGGAGCATGTCGGATGAAGAGCTGGCACGCTTCGGCGCCGCCGAGCTCGAGAAGATCGACATCGTAAACGTCGGCGACGTCGAAGACAGCGTCATCATCCGAATGCCGAAGACCTACCCGGCCTACTTCGGCACGTATGAGGAGTTCGACACCGCGCGCGAGTACCTCGACTCGATCGAGAATCTCTTCCTCGTCGGTCGCAACGGGATGCACCGCTACAACAACCAGGACCACTCGATGCTCACCGCGATGGTTGCCGTGGAGAACATCCGCGACGGTGTTCTGACCAAGGACAACATCTGGGAAGTGAACACCGAAGAGGAGTACCACGAGGAGAAATAG
- a CDS encoding glycosyltransferase family 9 protein: MTSGVSADRFLLIRLSAVGDVINTLPTLSLLRRARPDATIGFVVEDRAQDLLVDHPLVDRVHVFPRRRWGELRRSPGSWGDFRSELSAYAKEIRGVGYQVAIDVQGNVKGGVHALLSGAPHRIGFARGYDRELNHWFSTDRVVPPSDRPHRVDKFASLLGPLGIEDAAREWVFPNTEEADCTIRSYLHDNGIAPGEAVMLHPGTSGRGASKRWPPERFAEFARRVASELEQPVIVTWGPAEESLARDVAAGSDRVFAAPRTTSLLELLALVRMARLFVSADTGPMHLAAASGIPCVALFGPKDPAVYAPYGEGHTVLYQPEGMDQISVDEVVAAAGRELG; encoded by the coding sequence ATGACGAGCGGTGTGTCGGCCGACCGGTTCCTGCTGATTCGCCTGAGCGCCGTGGGCGACGTGATCAACACGCTGCCGACGCTGTCGCTCCTTCGCCGGGCCCGGCCGGACGCGACGATCGGGTTCGTGGTGGAAGATCGAGCCCAGGATCTCTTGGTGGACCACCCGCTGGTCGATCGGGTGCACGTGTTCCCGCGTCGGCGTTGGGGGGAACTGCGCCGCTCGCCGGGCTCGTGGGGTGACTTTCGTTCGGAACTCTCGGCGTACGCGAAGGAGATTCGCGGTGTCGGGTACCAGGTCGCGATCGACGTCCAGGGGAACGTGAAGGGTGGGGTCCACGCGCTGCTGTCCGGCGCGCCCCATCGGATCGGGTTCGCCCGCGGCTACGACCGTGAGCTGAACCACTGGTTTTCAACCGATCGTGTCGTTCCGCCGTCCGATCGTCCTCATCGCGTGGATAAGTTCGCCTCGCTCCTCGGTCCGCTGGGGATCGAGGACGCCGCTCGGGAGTGGGTGTTCCCGAACACGGAGGAGGCGGATTGCACGATTCGCTCGTATCTCCACGACAACGGGATCGCTCCGGGCGAAGCCGTGATGCTGCATCCTGGGACCAGCGGCCGTGGGGCCTCGAAGCGGTGGCCGCCCGAGCGCTTTGCTGAGTTTGCGCGTCGTGTGGCGTCGGAGTTGGAGCAGCCGGTGATCGTCACATGGGGGCCGGCGGAGGAATCGCTCGCTCGCGACGTCGCGGCCGGGAGTGATCGCGTGTTCGCGGCACCGCGCACCACATCCCTGCTGGAGTTGCTAGCCCTCGTTCGTATGGCGCGGCTTTTCGTCTCCGCCGACACGGGGCCGATGCATCTCGCCGCGGCGAGCGGCATCCCCTGCGTTGCCCTGTTCGGGCCGAAGGACCCAGCGGTCTATGCGCCCTACGGCGAGGGGCACACGGTCCTGTATCAGCCGGAGGGCATGGACCAGATCTCCGTCGACGAAGTCGTCGCCGCGGCGGGACGAGAGTTGGGCTGA
- the lspA gene encoding signal peptidase II: MTTAAKSAETPVAEASGVGKYILVASIALVIVVFDQITKIWIDADMKLYQSIPILDGVFNLTYVRNTGAAFSMFADMSETYRVPFFASVAVVAVLAILYFVYSTPPSQKVVLIACGFVLGGALGNLIDRVTYGSVIDFLDVYYGDWHWPAFNVADSFISTGVVLLLLSSVFTKD; this comes from the coding sequence ATGACCACCGCAGCGAAATCCGCAGAGACTCCCGTCGCCGAGGCGTCGGGGGTGGGGAAATACATCCTGGTCGCGAGCATTGCGCTCGTGATCGTCGTTTTCGATCAGATCACCAAGATCTGGATCGACGCGGATATGAAGCTCTACCAGTCGATTCCCATTCTCGACGGGGTTTTCAATCTCACCTACGTGCGCAATACCGGTGCTGCGTTCAGCATGTTCGCCGACATGTCCGAGACCTACAGGGTGCCGTTCTTTGCCAGCGTGGCCGTCGTGGCGGTTCTGGCGATCCTGTATTTCGTGTACTCGACTCCGCCGTCCCAGAAGGTGGTCCTGATCGCGTGCGGCTTCGTGTTGGGTGGGGCGCTGGGGAATCTGATCGATCGTGTCACCTACGGCTCGGTGATCGACTTCCTGGACGTGTACTACGGCGACTGGCACTGGCCGGCGTTCAACGTCGCGGACTCCTTCATCTCGACTGGGGTCGTTCTCCTCCTGCTCAGCTCGGTCTTCACCAAAGATTGA
- the ileS gene encoding isoleucine--tRNA ligase — protein MEYRASLNLPRTSFPMRANASRREPEQLARWETDDLYESMLALRKDAPVFVLHDGPPYANGNMHMGHVLNRVLKDVIVKYKHLAGFRTPYVPGWDCHGLPIELQVEKKIGRKKKAEMSTVDVRKLCDEFARKFVDIQRTEVRRLGVVGDWDNPYLTLAPDYEAQEIRELGRLATGGSLYRKKKPVYWCSSCATALAEAEVEYEDKRSSSIYVRFPAVDVARLAEAADAGAEALAAHDPKRVSLVAWTTTPWTLPANMALSLNPDFDYVGLRVGDEILVVAEGLADAFLAAAGLTESGERLRLSASRLEGATLHHPWIDRQVPVVLGDHVTLESGTGIVHTAPGHGHEDYIVGTRYGLDVYCPVDGYGRFTDEVPEFAGQRVFDADPAVIETLAKAGTLVAQSSLDHSYPHCWRCKKALIYRATEQWFVSMEVGDLRKNALEAIDAVQWVPPWGRERIYGMIEGRPDWCISRQRVWGVPITAFFCEKCDEVHFDDTLAAHVAAIVEKEGSNAWFARPAAELLPDGYKCKCGSDSFTKEKDILDVWFDSGVSHAAVLERREGLRSPADLYLEGSDQHRGWFHTSLLTSVANRGAAPYKACLTHGFILDGKGHKMSKSGGNAMAPDQILKELGADVLRLWAAAEDYRNDVRMSKEIISQLVESYRRLRNTSRFLLGNLGDFDPSKHVVAPADMPELERWALGRLARVETRAKEAYDAYEFHSVYHLLNNYCAVDLSALYLDVVKDRCYCGGTDDLGRRASQTVMWHIVRALAGLSAPILSFLAEDVWAATPHLPEEPESIFLVDFPAPEVDWADETLAQRFDTMLQVRSAVTKAIEEERKEGRIGHSLEAHVHLDADGDLGRLLHAEEEFLPEFFIASRVSFGGMECPASTLEGLRVGIARVSGEKCDRCWMYFEELGAEPEYPGTCARCAEVLVQSGFKEEA, from the coding sequence ATGGAATACCGCGCGTCGCTGAACCTACCACGCACGAGCTTTCCGATGCGTGCGAATGCGTCGCGGCGGGAGCCCGAGCAGTTGGCCCGTTGGGAGACGGACGATCTGTACGAGAGCATGCTCGCTCTACGGAAGGACGCGCCCGTCTTCGTCCTTCACGATGGCCCCCCGTACGCGAACGGCAACATGCACATGGGGCACGTCCTGAACCGAGTCTTGAAGGACGTCATCGTCAAGTACAAGCACCTCGCGGGATTCCGGACGCCCTACGTCCCCGGGTGGGACTGCCACGGACTTCCGATCGAGCTGCAGGTCGAGAAGAAGATCGGCCGCAAGAAGAAGGCCGAGATGTCCACAGTGGATGTCCGCAAGCTGTGCGACGAGTTCGCGCGCAAGTTCGTCGATATCCAGCGCACGGAGGTCCGTCGGCTCGGGGTCGTCGGCGACTGGGACAATCCGTACCTCACGCTCGCCCCCGACTACGAGGCGCAGGAGATCCGCGAGCTCGGACGTCTGGCGACGGGCGGCTCCCTGTATCGCAAGAAGAAGCCGGTGTACTGGTGCTCGTCCTGCGCGACCGCGCTCGCCGAGGCCGAAGTCGAGTACGAGGACAAGCGCTCGTCCAGCATCTACGTCCGCTTCCCCGCCGTCGACGTCGCGCGACTTGCCGAGGCGGCCGATGCCGGTGCCGAAGCTCTGGCCGCGCACGATCCGAAGCGCGTGTCGCTCGTCGCCTGGACGACTACTCCCTGGACTCTCCCCGCGAACATGGCGCTCTCGCTCAACCCGGACTTCGACTACGTCGGGCTGCGGGTCGGTGACGAGATCCTGGTGGTGGCTGAAGGCCTGGCCGATGCATTCCTGGCGGCCGCGGGGCTCACCGAGAGTGGTGAGCGTCTCCGTCTTTCCGCCTCGCGACTCGAAGGGGCGACGCTCCATCACCCGTGGATCGATCGCCAGGTCCCGGTGGTTCTGGGTGACCACGTCACACTCGAGAGCGGCACGGGGATCGTTCACACGGCGCCGGGTCACGGTCACGAGGATTACATCGTCGGAACCCGGTACGGTCTCGACGTCTACTGCCCCGTCGACGGGTACGGACGCTTCACCGACGAAGTGCCGGAGTTCGCCGGACAGCGCGTCTTCGACGCCGATCCGGCCGTCATCGAGACGCTGGCGAAGGCGGGGACGCTGGTGGCCCAGTCGAGCCTCGATCACAGCTACCCGCATTGCTGGCGCTGCAAGAAGGCTCTGATCTACCGGGCGACCGAGCAGTGGTTCGTCTCGATGGAGGTCGGCGATCTGCGCAAGAACGCCCTCGAGGCGATCGACGCCGTCCAGTGGGTTCCGCCCTGGGGCCGGGAGCGCATCTACGGCATGATCGAAGGGCGTCCGGATTGGTGCATCTCCCGCCAGCGGGTCTGGGGCGTGCCGATCACCGCTTTCTTCTGCGAGAAGTGCGACGAGGTCCATTTCGACGACACGCTGGCTGCACACGTCGCGGCGATCGTCGAGAAGGAAGGCTCCAACGCGTGGTTCGCTCGCCCGGCCGCTGAGTTGCTGCCCGACGGGTACAAGTGCAAGTGCGGAAGTGACTCCTTCACCAAGGAGAAGGACATCCTCGACGTCTGGTTCGATTCGGGGGTCAGCCACGCGGCTGTGCTCGAGCGCCGCGAGGGTCTCCGGTCACCGGCCGATTTGTATCTCGAGGGCTCCGACCAACATCGTGGTTGGTTCCACACTTCGTTGCTGACGTCCGTCGCGAACCGGGGTGCTGCGCCCTACAAGGCGTGCCTGACCCACGGCTTCATCTTGGACGGCAAAGGCCACAAGATGTCGAAGTCGGGCGGGAACGCGATGGCGCCCGATCAGATCTTGAAGGAGTTGGGTGCCGACGTTCTACGGCTCTGGGCGGCGGCTGAGGACTACCGAAACGACGTTCGCATGTCGAAGGAGATCATCTCGCAGTTGGTCGAGTCCTATCGGCGCCTGCGAAACACGTCACGCTTTCTCCTGGGCAATCTCGGCGACTTCGATCCCTCGAAGCATGTGGTTGCCCCGGCCGACATGCCGGAGCTGGAACGCTGGGCCCTCGGCCGACTCGCTCGCGTCGAGACCCGCGCCAAGGAGGCGTACGACGCGTACGAGTTCCACTCGGTCTATCACCTCCTGAACAACTACTGCGCCGTCGACCTCAGCGCGCTCTACCTCGATGTCGTGAAGGACCGTTGTTACTGCGGCGGGACCGACGATCTGGGACGCCGCGCGTCGCAGACCGTGATGTGGCACATTGTGCGCGCGCTCGCGGGGCTCTCCGCACCCATCCTCTCGTTCCTGGCCGAAGACGTCTGGGCGGCGACGCCGCATCTGCCGGAAGAACCCGAGAGCATCTTCCTGGTGGACTTCCCGGCGCCCGAGGTCGATTGGGCAGATGAAACCTTGGCGCAACGCTTCGATACGATGCTTCAGGTTCGCTCGGCGGTCACGAAGGCCATCGAGGAGGAGCGCAAAGAAGGCCGCATCGGCCACTCGCTCGAGGCCCACGTCCACCTGGACGCTGACGGGGACCTGGGCCGTCTGCTGCACGCCGAGGAGGAGTTCCTCCCCGAGTTCTTCATCGCGTCGCGGGTCTCTTTCGGCGGGATGGAATGCCCCGCGAGCACGCTCGAGGGCCTTCGGGTAGGCATCGCGCGCGTGTCCGGCGAGAAGTGCGACCGCTGCTGGATGTACTTCGAGGAGTTGGGCGCCGAGCCCGAGTATCCGGGCACGTGCGCGCGTTGTGCCGAAGTTCTGGTACAATCCGGGTTCAAAGAAGAAGCATGA
- a CDS encoding glutaredoxin family protein → MARVTLYTKDGCVHCDRQRDLLRGSDDRVEEVNLTQSPQAMNELLKLTGGRPIVPVIVRGARIEVAPDGGSEV, encoded by the coding sequence ATGGCGCGCGTCACGCTGTACACGAAGGACGGCTGTGTACACTGTGATCGTCAGCGCGACCTCCTGCGCGGAAGCGACGATCGCGTGGAAGAAGTGAATCTTACCCAGTCGCCGCAGGCGATGAACGAGCTTTTGAAGCTGACCGGTGGTCGTCCGATCGTGCCGGTGATCGTGCGTGGTGCACGGATCGAGGTCGCACCAGACGGCGGCAGCGAAGTCTGA